A DNA window from Sulfitobacter noctilucicola contains the following coding sequences:
- a CDS encoding trimethylamine methyltransferase family protein, protein MLSQQKTRPRAGGRSARRALRSASDFTMLAGVHNKIPTCEIMTGSQVERIDAASMDILENVGVVFRDDRALADWKAAGAKIEGDRVYLDRGLIRDLIATIPANLTYHARDPAKNVALGGRDAIFVPMTGAPYLRDLDDVRRNPTLDDLAMFHKLSHMLPGLHSSAHHIVEPYDHPISQRHLRITYSSMKHSDKTFMGMTTSPKNAEDVIDMCRILFGAEFIDSHPVVTGNCNGNSPLVWDETMLGAMRAFSRANQPVLCSPFVLGGANTPASVAASVAQLNAEALSALAYTQVIRKGAPAIYGHYLSTVSMKSGAPMAGTPEISLMNFMIGQMARFYDVPWRTSNTLGGAKTFDAQAGYESATTLSAVMHAGANYIWHSAGWNEAGMHCSVAKFIVDAEQCAMAHRMAQGVNFDDFDAALSAVGDVGPGGHYLGHPHTQENFQTAYFMPEMFDNNSIEQWQAGGSVEITERALNRARKLLSEYQEPLLDPAKDEELRAYIAKREAEIPAADELNQSY, encoded by the coding sequence ATGTTATCTCAACAGAAAACCCGGCCCCGCGCAGGGGGACGCAGCGCCAGACGCGCTTTGCGCAGCGCCTCTGATTTTACGATGCTGGCGGGTGTGCACAACAAGATCCCCACATGTGAGATTATGACCGGTTCACAGGTTGAGCGGATTGATGCGGCATCAATGGACATTCTCGAAAACGTCGGTGTCGTCTTTCGCGATGACCGCGCGCTGGCCGATTGGAAAGCCGCCGGGGCCAAAATTGAGGGCGACCGCGTCTACCTTGACCGTGGGCTGATACGCGACCTGATTGCGACCATTCCAGCTAACCTCACATATCATGCCCGTGATCCGGCCAAGAATGTCGCACTTGGGGGGCGTGATGCGATCTTTGTGCCCATGACCGGCGCGCCATATCTGCGCGATCTGGATGATGTGCGCCGTAATCCGACGCTGGACGATCTGGCGATGTTTCACAAGCTTAGCCACATGCTGCCCGGTTTGCATTCTTCTGCGCATCACATTGTCGAACCCTACGACCATCCCATCAGCCAACGACACCTGCGCATCACGTATTCGTCGATGAAGCACTCCGACAAGACCTTTATGGGCATGACCACCAGCCCCAAGAACGCAGAAGATGTAATTGATATGTGCCGCATCCTTTTCGGGGCCGAGTTTATCGACAGCCATCCTGTTGTCACCGGTAACTGCAACGGCAATTCGCCGTTGGTCTGGGATGAAACCATGCTGGGGGCAATGCGGGCGTTCAGCCGCGCAAACCAGCCTGTGCTTTGCTCTCCTTTCGTATTGGGCGGTGCGAATACACCCGCTTCTGTCGCCGCCTCTGTCGCACAGTTGAACGCCGAAGCGCTATCTGCCCTCGCCTACACCCAAGTCATCCGCAAAGGGGCACCGGCGATCTATGGTCACTACCTGTCTACCGTGTCGATGAAGTCTGGCGCGCCGATGGCAGGCACGCCCGAAATCTCGCTGATGAACTTTATGATTGGGCAGATGGCCCGGTTCTATGACGTGCCTTGGCGAACCTCCAACACGCTCGGCGGGGCCAAGACGTTTGACGCGCAGGCAGGCTATGAAAGCGCGACAACCCTGTCGGCCGTCATGCATGCCGGTGCCAACTATATCTGGCATTCTGCGGGGTGGAACGAGGCAGGGATGCACTGTTCTGTCGCAAAGTTCATCGTTGATGCAGAGCAGTGCGCGATGGCGCACCGGATGGCACAGGGGGTGAATTTCGACGACTTCGATGCGGCACTTTCCGCTGTGGGGGATGTGGGTCCGGGCGGTCACTATCTGGGCCATCCGCATACTCAAGAAAATTTCCAGACCGCCTATTTTATGCCCGAGATGTTCGACAACAATTCGATCGAGCAATGGCAGGCCGGCGGCAGTGTCGAAATCACCGAACGGGCGCTCAATCGGGCGCGCAAATTGCTGTCCGAGTATCAGGAACCTTTGCTGGACCCAGCCAAGGATGAAGAGCTACGCGCCTATATTGCAAAGCGCGAAGCAGAAATTCCTGCAGCAGATGAGCTGAACCAAAGCTACTGA